GATCGTCATGGGCACCAAGGTCTTCGACAAGGGTATGATGACCTACCAGCACGATTACGGCACCCCCTACACCATCCCCATTTACACCTGGTACATTGAGGGTGGCGACAAGAACATCCTGGTGGATACCGGCGAGATGCAGCCCATTGTTTCCGAAGACCGCGAAAAGGCCATCGGCGGCAAGATATATACCTTCGAGGAAGGGCTGGCCAAGTACGGCCTCAAGCCCGAGGACATCGACATCATCATCCACACCCACCTGCACAATGACCATTGCGAGAACGACTACAAGTGTCCGAACGCAACCATCTACGTGCACGAGAAGGAGATGGAGTCCGTCTATAACCCCCATCCGCTGGATTTCCGCTACCTTGAGGACTATGTGGACGACGCCAAGGAGAACGGCCAGATCGTGACCGTGGACAAGGACACCGAGGTCCTGCCCGGCATCACCATGATCCACACCCCGGCCCACACGCCGGGCGGCATGTCCGTGAAGATTGAGACCGACAAGGGGTCGGTGCTCATCTGCGGCTTCTGCACCATCCTCGAGAACCTGGATCCCCCCAAGGAAGTCCGGGCCATGGAAATGGAGGTCATCCCTCCGGGCACCAACACCGGCCCCTACGAGGCCTACGACATCCTGCTCAAGGCCCGCGACATGGCCGACTACGTCCTGCCGCTCCACGAGCCCAAGTGGGCGTCCATGGAGACCATCCCCGAATAGTTCAGACGGGGGGCTTCCCGTGCGGAAGCCCCCCGTTTTCCTTGCCATACCCTCGCATCCGGGCGTACCGTCCCGTCCATGTCCCCCGTCATCCTCGCCATCCTGCCCATCTTCGGGTTGATCCTCATCGGCTTTGTCCTGCATCGTCTGGACTTTCCGGGCGTGGGGTTCTGGCCGGTGTCGGAGCGGTTGACGTACTATGTGCTCTTCCCGGCCATGCTCGTCAGCGGCCTGTCCGGGAGGCAGTTCGACGCCTCGTCCATGGGGCTTTCCCTGACCCTGATCGGCGCTGTCTGCCTGCTGGGGGCGTTCCTGGTCTTCACCCGGACCATGTTCCGGCTGGACGGCCCGGTCTTCACTTCGGTCTTTCAGGGCGCCATCCGGCCCAACACCTACGTGGGGTTGTCCGCCGCAGCCGGGCTGCTCGGACCGGACTGGATGGCCCTGTCCGCCGTGGCCCTGCTGACCCTCATCCCCCTGGTCAACGTGCTCTGCGTCCTGGTCCTGTCGCGCCACGGCAGACATGGCGGGGGGCTGGGCCGGGTCGGGCTGGAGCTGATAAAGAATCCGCTCATCCTGGCCTGTGTGGTCGGCATGACCCTCAGCGTGCTCAACGCCCCCTTGCCCGGCGTGCTTCTCGATTTGCTGACCATCCTGGGCAAGGCTGCCCTGCCGCTCGGCCTGCTCGCCGTGGGCGCGGGCCTGCGCTTTGAAGGACTGGGCGCGTCCACACTGCCCGTGGCTCTGGCCTCGCTGGCCCACCTCGTGGCCCTGCCGCTGGCCGCCTACGGATGCGCCCGACTGCTCGGGGTGGAAGGTCTTTCCGTGACCACCGCCCTCATTTACACCGCCATCCCGGTCTCGGTATCGGCCTTCATTCTCGCGCGCCAGATGGGCGGCGACCACGACGTCATGGCCCTGATCATCACCGCACAGACCGTCCTCTCCGCCCTGACCATGCCCCTGATCCTCGCCCTGCTGGGCTAGATAATCCTTTCGGCCGCCGTTGGAGCCGGCCCCTTCCCGAAGGCTTCTTCGTCTATGCCCATTCGGCACTATCCAGGGGAACCGCGCAGGTGGCTCGCTGTCGGAAGCCGCTTGCCATAAAGTTGGAATTGAGTAAGTATGCCGCTGATTTCCTGTTCACGGTTAAAGGAGTGTGTAATGGCTAAAGATTTTAGGGAATATCTTGTCGAGGCCTACCGGACCGATGAGTTCGGGCGTGTGTTCAAGGAACTGGCCGTAGGCTTCAAGCTGTTCGTTTCGTTCCAGGCCAGCGAAGTGCACTGTTGCATTCCGGAAGAGACGCTGGAAGACATCAACGGGTACACCCACTGGGAGGTCGCGTTGCGGTCCACGACCCCGCCCATAGACACGCCCAACATCGGGCCGTGGACGGTGCTGCGCGAAAAAGAATGGGCCGAGCCCTTTGACCGCCCCGAGTTCCAGCGGGCCATGGTCGGCGAGTTCATCCCCGCCGAGCACTGCCAGCAGATCCTCGAGGACTGCATCGCCTACGCCGTGGAAAAGGGGCATATCGAGTCCGAAGCCGATATCCGTACCGTGGAACCGGACGAGCTGGTCAAGAAGACCATGGGCTGCGGCGGTTGCGCCGGAAAGAAGAAGCCCGTTGAAAAAGCCGCCGAATAGGCAGTTTTCACTCTGCACGCAAAAGGCCCGCCTGAAATCAGGCGGGCCTTTTTTTGTTCGTATGGTCGGGGTTAGCCGAAAAAGTAGGTCAGCACGACCGCGTAGACCAGGGAAGGGAGCAGGTTGGCCAGGCGGATTTCGGTCAGTTCCAGAAGGTTGATGCCGATCCCCACGATGAGCAGTCCGCCGCAGCCGGTGATCTGGGCGATCATCAGGTCAGAAAAGTACTGCTGGAAGAACGAGGCCCCTATGGTGATGGAGCCCTGGTACAGGAAGACCGGGATGAAGGAGAAGATGACACCGGTGCCGTAGGTGGCGGCAAACGCGATGGCCGCGAAACCGTCGAGGATGGATTTGGTATAGATGATCGTGGCGTCGCCGTGGATGCCTTCCTCCAGTGAACCGACGATGGCCATGGCTCCGATGCAGAAGAGCAGGGAGGTGGTCACCAGCCCGTCCGTGAAGGTGGCGTTCTTGGAGCGCACCAGCTTCTTGAAGCGGTTGCCCATGCGGTCCAGGAGCGTGTCCAGGCGCAGCCATTCGCCGGTGATACCGCCCAGCAGCACGGCGAAAATGACGATCAGGATGTTCTCCACCTTGAGCGCCATCTGGATGCCGATAAGCAGCACGCACAGCCCCAGCCCCTGGAACACGATGGTCCGGATGCGGTCCGGAAACCGGGATTGCAGAAAACAGCCGATCAGCGAACCGCCGATGATGGCGCAGGCGTTGACGATGGAACCGATGGGCAACATGAGTGTATCCTTGATCAGACGTTGTTGCGTTGTCCAGCGGTGCTATCACCAAGCGTGTGGGCTGACAAGCCGAATGGGCGTTGCGGGCGATGAAAAAAGGCCTAACGGAAGAGCGAGAAGATGGACGCTCCCAGTACATTGAGCATGCCGACGAGGACCATCAGCAGTCCGGCAACGGCCCCTTCCTCGGTGCCGAGTTCGCTGGCCTTGGCCGTGCCCGCACCGTGGGCCGCCACGCCGAGCATGGCACCGCGTGCCAGGGCCGATCGCAGGGGAAGCCGGTCGGCCAGAAATCCGCCCACGATGGAGCCGAGGACCCCGGTGACGATGACGAAGACCGCCGTCAGGTCCGCCGTGCCGCCGATATCCCTGGATACGTCGACAGCGAACGGGGTGCTGATGGAACGCGGCAATAGGCTCAGGCGCAGGGCGCCGTCTATGCCGAGGATCGAGGCGAAGATCCAGCTGGTCACAAAGGCCGTGGCAGATCCGGCCACCATGCCGATGCCGAGGATGGCCCAGTAGCGGCGGATGAGGCGGCGCTGTTCATAGATGGGTACGGCAAAGGCCACCGTGACCGGCCCCAGCATGGTCAGCAGCCAGCCCGCCGAGGCGTGATAGCGGCTGTAGGGTTCGCCCAGGAGCCAGACCAGCACGATCAGCAGGGCAGGAGCCAGGGCCAGGGGCATCTGCCACCAGCGGTGCCAGCGGCGGTATGCATACTTGGCCACCATATAGAGCCCGATGGTCAGCAGAGACCAGACCGCGGCTTGCACCAGCGGCGTGTTCCAATACTCAGTCAAGGTTGTCATGGCGCGCCTCCAGGCGGAAGAAGAGATCCACGGTCAACGCGGTGACGTTCATGACCGCAACGGTCCCCAGGAAGATGACCGCCAAAAGTTTCAGGCCGAGCAGGCCGAAGAACTCCGGGTGGGCGGTGACGGCGGGGACCGCCGGAATGAAGAAAAGCAGCATCTCGCCGAGATACCAGTCGGCTCCGCGGCGCAGGCTGCGGAGGCTGAGCCTCCGGCTGGCCAGAAGCAGGATGACGACCATGAGGCCGACGATGCCCGACGGGATCGGGGCGTGGGTCGTCCGAACGAAACCCTCGCTCGCCAGCCAGACGAGAAAGACCAGCCCGATCTGGGCCAGGCTGCTGTTGTGGAATTTGCGCCGCAGGGGAACGGCTATGGCTCGTGTTGTCATTTCGATTACCTCGTGCGTGAAAGGTAGGTCGTGGCCGTCGATGAAGCAAATGACTTGTGCAACTTGAAACTATTCCATAATGGAATAGTCATGGAGTTCAGAAAAATAGAGATGTTCGTCGAGGTGGTCCGCCAGCAGGGCTTCTCCAAGGCGGCCAAGGTGCTGTTCAGTACCCAGTCGACGGTCAGCAAGGCCGTGCGCCAGTTGGAAAACGAGCTGGACGCGCCGTTGCTGGACAGGAATGCCCGGGGCATCGTCATGACGCCCTCGGGCGAGGTTGTCTACCGAAGGGGGCTGCGCCTGTTGGCCGAAAAGGGGGACATGGAAAGCGAACTGGAGGAGCTGCAGGGCCTGACCAAAGGTTCGCTGGTGCTGGGCTTGCCGCCCATCGGTGCCTCCACCCTGTTCGCCCCCGTCTTTGCCGAATACCGCCGGCGCTATCCCGGCATCGACATCCGGCTGGTTGAGCACGGCAGCGCCGAGTTGGAAGAACTGCTTCTCGCCGGGCGGGTGGAACTGGCCGCTTCCCTGTTGCCCGTGGCCGAGGACTTCGAGTGGCTGCCGATACGCTGCGAGCCTCTGGTGGCACTGCTTTCTCGGGATTATCCCCAGGCGTCGCGCGGCAAGATCCGGCTGGAAGCCTTGCGGGAAGTTCCTTTCATCCTGTTCGAGGACGGCTTTGCCTTGAATCGGATCATCCTGGCGGCCTGTCGCCGCAGCGGGTTCGAGCCCGCGGTCATCACCAAGAGCAGCCAGATCGATTTTATCTGCAAGCTGGCCGGGGCCGGGCTGGGCGCGGCCTTTCTGCCCCGGGTCGTTGCCGAGCAGCGGACCTCGGGCGAGGTCGGCCTGGTGGAGATAGAGGATTCGTATACGGCCTGGGACATGGCCGTCATCTGGCGGCGGGGCGCGTATCGCTCCCGGGCCGCCCAGGCGTGGCTCGATGTGGTCCGCGATCTGTACGGCGGCGCATCGTCGGCTTAAGCGCCGACCGGAAAAGTGAAAGGCCCGGCCGCTGATGCGGCCGGGCCTTTTCTGTTACGTAATTGTGTACTAGTACTGAATGTAGGCGACGTGGGTCTGCAGGTATTCGTACAGACCGTGCTTGCCGTCGGCGCCGCCGATGCCGGACTTGCGCCAGCCCGCGTGGAAGCCCTGGATGGCCTCGAAGTGTTCGCGGTTGACGTAGGTCTCGCCGAACTTCAACTCGTTGATGGCCCGCATCATCTTGGTCACGTTGGAGGTGAAGATGGAGGAGGTCAGGCCGTATTCGCAGTCGTTGGACAGCTCGATGGCCTCGTCGAAGTCGTTGACCTTGACCACGGGCAGGGCCGGTCCGAAGATTTCCTTGCGGATGATTTCCATGTCCTGGGTGCAGCCAGCCAGCAGGGTGGGTTCGTAGAAGAAGCCCGTGGGCTGATCTTCGGCGCGCTTGCCGCCGACCAGAACCTCGGCGCCTTCGGCCTTGGCCTTGTCGACCATGGCCGCGATCTTGTCGAGCTGGGCGGCGTTGATCTGGCAGGACATGTCGGGCGCTGTTTTGGCAAAGGGATCGCCGTAGGTTACTGCGCTCATGGCCTTGGTCATGCGCTCCATGAACTC
The sequence above is a segment of the uncultured Pseudodesulfovibrio sp. genome. Coding sequences within it:
- a CDS encoding N-acyl homoserine lactonase family protein; amino-acid sequence: MNSYKIHPIVMGTKVFDKGMMTYQHDYGTPYTIPIYTWYIEGGDKNILVDTGEMQPIVSEDREKAIGGKIYTFEEGLAKYGLKPEDIDIIIHTHLHNDHCENDYKCPNATIYVHEKEMESVYNPHPLDFRYLEDYVDDAKENGQIVTVDKDTEVLPGITMIHTPAHTPGGMSVKIETDKGSVLICGFCTILENLDPPKEVRAMEMEVIPPGTNTGPYEAYDILLKARDMADYVLPLHEPKWASMETIPE
- a CDS encoding AEC family transporter encodes the protein MSPVILAILPIFGLILIGFVLHRLDFPGVGFWPVSERLTYYVLFPAMLVSGLSGRQFDASSMGLSLTLIGAVCLLGAFLVFTRTMFRLDGPVFTSVFQGAIRPNTYVGLSAAAGLLGPDWMALSAVALLTLIPLVNVLCVLVLSRHGRHGGGLGRVGLELIKNPLILACVVGMTLSVLNAPLPGVLLDLLTILGKAALPLGLLAVGAGLRFEGLGASTLPVALASLAHLVALPLAAYGCARLLGVEGLSVTTALIYTAIPVSVSAFILARQMGGDHDVMALIITAQTVLSALTMPLILALLG
- a CDS encoding DUF554 domain-containing protein produces the protein MLPIGSIVNACAIIGGSLIGCFLQSRFPDRIRTIVFQGLGLCVLLIGIQMALKVENILIVIFAVLLGGITGEWLRLDTLLDRMGNRFKKLVRSKNATFTDGLVTTSLLFCIGAMAIVGSLEEGIHGDATIIYTKSILDGFAAIAFAATYGTGVIFSFIPVFLYQGSITIGASFFQQYFSDLMIAQITGCGGLLIVGIGINLLELTEIRLANLLPSLVYAVVLTYFFG
- a CDS encoding LrgB family protein; translation: MTTLTEYWNTPLVQAAVWSLLTIGLYMVAKYAYRRWHRWWQMPLALAPALLIVLVWLLGEPYSRYHASAGWLLTMLGPVTVAFAVPIYEQRRLIRRYWAILGIGMVAGSATAFVTSWIFASILGIDGALRLSLLPRSISTPFAVDVSRDIGGTADLTAVFVIVTGVLGSIVGGFLADRLPLRSALARGAMLGVAAHGAGTAKASELGTEEGAVAGLLMVLVGMLNVLGASIFSLFR
- a CDS encoding CidA/LrgA family protein — protein: MTTRAIAVPLRRKFHNSSLAQIGLVFLVWLASEGFVRTTHAPIPSGIVGLMVVILLLASRRLSLRSLRRGADWYLGEMLLFFIPAVPAVTAHPEFFGLLGLKLLAVIFLGTVAVMNVTALTVDLFFRLEARHDNLD
- a CDS encoding LysR family transcriptional regulator, yielding MEFRKIEMFVEVVRQQGFSKAAKVLFSTQSTVSKAVRQLENELDAPLLDRNARGIVMTPSGEVVYRRGLRLLAEKGDMESELEELQGLTKGSLVLGLPPIGASTLFAPVFAEYRRRYPGIDIRLVEHGSAELEELLLAGRVELAASLLPVAEDFEWLPIRCEPLVALLSRDYPQASRGKIRLEALREVPFILFEDGFALNRIILAACRRSGFEPAVITKSSQIDFICKLAGAGLGAAFLPRVVAEQRTSGEVGLVEIEDSYTAWDMAVIWRRGAYRSRAAQAWLDVVRDLYGGASSA